The following are encoded in a window of Candidatus Binataceae bacterium genomic DNA:
- a CDS encoding fatty acid desaturase produces MIGSQIKNKKSDLVLEHARPDDLRALTQVLMVLASLALVWCAAVASSDISLWLTCAAVLLISLFNIRAFALMHECGHGSLFRTQPLNRVFGFVLGVVCGMPQFVWSQHHSYHHATNGDWERYRGPYTTLSVNEYESMSHSQQRLYRGKCSIALAPFVGFIYLIFNPRFTWLKGSMELISHIVAGKIARPHTSMRTIASGFETPCWQSRKQYWHMFWNNVALLSGWALMCWAIGPTRFFAIYVVALSLAGGAGILLFTVQHNFEHSYASDTRHWDHETGAIKGTSFLILPRWLNWFTANIGYHHIHHLSPRIPNYRLVACHDRYRDLFVGVARVKLSSVPRALKFILWDERTQRIISVAEYRAPVDQPV; encoded by the coding sequence GTGATTGGATCGCAGATAAAGAACAAAAAAAGCGACCTTGTTCTCGAGCATGCGCGCCCTGACGATCTCAGAGCCCTGACGCAGGTACTCATGGTGTTGGCGTCTCTTGCGCTGGTCTGGTGCGCCGCAGTGGCGAGCTCTGACATTTCGCTGTGGCTCACGTGCGCGGCGGTGCTGCTAATAAGCCTTTTCAACATCCGCGCCTTCGCGTTGATGCATGAATGCGGTCACGGGAGCTTGTTTCGAACCCAGCCTCTCAATCGCGTATTCGGTTTTGTCCTGGGCGTCGTATGTGGGATGCCGCAATTTGTATGGTCGCAGCATCACAGCTATCACCACGCCACCAACGGCGACTGGGAACGATACCGCGGACCGTACACCACACTGTCGGTCAACGAGTACGAATCGATGAGCCATAGCCAGCAGCGGCTGTATCGCGGCAAGTGCAGCATCGCTCTCGCGCCGTTCGTCGGGTTCATCTACTTGATTTTCAATCCTCGCTTCACCTGGCTGAAAGGCAGTATGGAGCTGATCAGCCACATCGTGGCGGGTAAAATCGCAAGACCGCATACGTCGATGCGGACGATCGCCTCCGGCTTTGAAACCCCCTGCTGGCAATCGCGAAAACAGTACTGGCACATGTTTTGGAACAACGTGGCGCTGCTCAGCGGATGGGCACTGATGTGCTGGGCGATCGGCCCGACGCGGTTCTTCGCGATTTATGTTGTCGCCTTATCGCTGGCGGGTGGCGCGGGGATATTGCTGTTCACGGTGCAACACAATTTCGAGCACTCCTACGCGAGCGACACCCGGCACTGGGACCACGAAACCGGCGCTATCAAAGGAACCAGCTTCCTGATTCTGCCGCGATGGCTGAATTGGTTCACAGCGAATATCGGCTACCATCACATCCATCACCTGTCCCCTCGGATTCCCAACTATCGCCTCGTCGCATGCCACGACCGATATCGAGATCTATTCGTCGGTGTGGCACGCGTGAAATTGTCTTCCGTCCCACGCGCTTTGAAATTCATTCTCTGGGATGAGCGCACGCAGCGGATCATTTCAGTCGCGGAATATCGGGCGCCGGTGGATCAGCCAGTATAG